The segment CTGCGGCGCCCTCGAACGCACGCTCACCCTCGAGGTGCACAGCATCGAAGCCGTCGTCGGCTCGATGTTCGCAGACGCCCGCAAAGTCGGCGAGACGCTCGTGCGCGGCGCCGCCGACTTCATGCGCGGGCTGCTGCGCCGCCCCTAAAACGACCTTTGGCGCCAAAGGACGGGTGACCCGCCCTTTGGCGCCAAAGGTGCGTACTGCTGGAGCGGTAGACCGGGCTCGAACCGGCGACCTCGACCTTGGCAAGGTCGCGCTCTACCAACTGAGCTACTACCGCAGGAGACCGAAACCTTACTTGCTGTTGGCGAGTTTCAGAAGTTCGTCGAGCGAGTCGTCCAGATAACGGGCGATGTCGTCCACGTTCGGGATCGTGTCGGCGCAGGCCACGAGGCCGAAGTTCATCGTGTCCATGTAGCTCATCACCGTGATGTTGAGCGCTCCGCCGTCGGCGATCGGGCCCATCGGATACATGGCGATCATGCGGGCGCCCGCCGAATACAGCGGGAAGGGCGGACCGGGGACGTTGGAGATCGTCACGTTGAAGATCGGGCGGTGACGGTCGGCCATCTTCATTGTCGAATACAGCCGGGCGGCGCGCGCCGCGATGGCGGGCGCGGCGAACTCGGCCCAGTTGGTGAGCGTGTCGGCGCCGATCGCCTTGTCCTGCTCCTTGGCGTTCTTGGTGGCCTCGCGGATGGTGGCGAGCCGCTCGAGCGGGTCGTCGACGTTGCTGGCGAGGTCGACGAGCATCGACGAGACGCGGTTGCCCATCGCCCCCTTCTCGTCTTCGGCGCGCACCGAGATCGGGATCATGCCCACGAGCGACCCGTCGACGAGTTCGCCCTTGGCGTCGAAGTACCGCCGCAGGGCGCCCGAGCACAGCGCCAGCACGATGTCGTTCACCGTGCCGCCGAGCGCGTTCTTGACGTGCTTGACGTCGTCGAGGCTCATCTGGGTGAAGCCGAACTTGCGGTGCGGGCTGATCGCCACGTTGATCGACGTGGCCGGTGCGCTGAACGGCGCCGGCGGCGGCGTGGCGTTGGGTTCGCGATTGCGGCGGCGCAGGTTGAGCGCCATCTCGGCGGTGCGGCGGACGGCCTTCGCCGCCGCGATCGGCTGGCGCGCCAGGCTCTGCGCCGCGAAGCCGACGAGTTCGGCGTCCGACGGGATGCGATCCGGCTTCCAGGTGTCCTCAGCCGGGTCGAGCCACATGGTTTCGGGACTCAGGTCGAGCAGGTTGGCCGTCAGTTCCGCGCCCGAGACGCCGTCGATCGCCGCGTGGTGGGTCTTGGTGACGCACGCGATGTAGCCGTCCTCGAGGCCCTCGACGACGTACATCTCCCACAGCGGGCGGTCGCGGTGGAGCGGCCGGCTCATCACGTCGGCCGCGAACTCCGCCAGTTCCTTCGACCCGCCCGGCGCCGGCAGGGCGGCGCGGCGCACGTGGTAGTCGATGTCGAAGTCGGGGTCCTCGATCCACAGCGGGTGGTGCAGCCCGAACGGGATGGTGACGAGGCGGCGGCGGAACGGCGGCAGCAACGGCAGCCGGTTCTCGACCATCGCCTTGACCTTCTCGAACGAGTAGCCCTCGGGCACGTCGGTCGGGTCGAAGATGGCCGTCGACGCGACGTGCATCAAAATGCTCGGCGTCTCCAGGTAAAGGAAGGTTGCATCGAGCCCAGTCAGTCTCTGCATGCACGCAACCGTACGCCGGATTTGTTACGACTTCCCGAAGAAGCCGTGACAAACGGCCCTGGTTTCGCATCGGGCGGTTGCGGAGCATCGGGGCATGACACGGCGTTGGAAGCTGATAACTGCGAGCGCAGTGGCAGGGTTACTGATCGTCGGCGTCGCGGCGGTTGTCGCGCCGAGCAGCGGCAACGCGGTGCTGCTCCCGCAACCAATCACGTTGACCTTCGCGGGTGAGCTCACGGGCGGTGAGGGCCTTGGCAACTTCACGTCTCCGCACCCCCCGATCGAGGGCGGCGTGAACCGGACCTACACCGTGCCCCGAGGCCAGCGCCTCGTCATCGACTCGGTCTACGTCGAGGCCGAGGAATTCGTCGTCGCGCCCTACAGCGGCCGCAGCGGCATTCAGGCCGGCGTGGTCAGCGGTTACGACCTCGGCAAGAACTGCGCGTTCCCGGGCTGGGAGCGCGACTACGGCGTCACCCTGACGAACCCCGTCTCGCAGCCTCCCGAGGACAACATCACGCAGAAGCAGTTCTATGCCACGATCCCCGGGCCGATCTTCGTCGAGGGCGGTCGCACGGTTAGCGGCCTCGCCCTCGCGCCCGGCGGCGATGACGTCGTGTGGATGCATGTCGTGGCGCACGGACA is part of the Acidimicrobiales bacterium genome and harbors:
- a CDS encoding wax ester/triacylglycerol synthase family O-acyltransferase, whose protein sequence is MQRLTGLDATFLYLETPSILMHVASTAIFDPTDVPEGYSFEKVKAMVENRLPLLPPFRRRLVTIPFGLHHPLWIEDPDFDIDYHVRRAALPAPGGSKELAEFAADVMSRPLHRDRPLWEMYVVEGLEDGYIACVTKTHHAAIDGVSGAELTANLLDLSPETMWLDPAEDTWKPDRIPSDAELVGFAAQSLARQPIAAAKAVRRTAEMALNLRRRNREPNATPPPAPFSAPATSINVAISPHRKFGFTQMSLDDVKHVKNALGGTVNDIVLALCSGALRRYFDAKGELVDGSLVGMIPISVRAEDEKGAMGNRVSSMLVDLASNVDDPLERLATIREATKNAKEQDKAIGADTLTNWAEFAAPAIAARAARLYSTMKMADRHRPIFNVTISNVPGPPFPLYSAGARMIAMYPMGPIADGGALNITVMSYMDTMNFGLVACADTIPNVDDIARYLDDSLDELLKLANSK